The sequence TACTACATAGAATATTTCCTAACAAGATAAATCATAGAAAACAATTTAAAATCACAAGTCAAAAAAACAAAAAAAAACCTGAAGATTAGAATTTTTAAAATTCTAAAATCTAAAATCTAAAATTCACATGAAAGTATATACAAAAACAGGTGACAAAGGAACAACAGCCCTTTTTGGAGGAACTCGTGTACCAAAACACCATATAAGAATCGAAAGTTATGGAACAGTCGACGAATTAAACTCCTATATCGGACTAATTAGAGACCAAGACATCAATCAGAATTACAAAGATGTACTAATTGAAGTACAAGATCGATTATTTACTTTAGGAGCAATACTCGCAACTCCTCCAGAAAAAGAAACTTTAAAAAACGGCCAACCAAGGCTACAAAATCTAGGACTTCAAGATAAAGATATTGAGTATTTAGAAAATGAAATAGACACCATGGAGGAAAACTTACCTCCAATGACTCATTTTGTATTACCAGGAGGCCATCCAACTGTGTCATATTGTCACATTGCTCGTTGTGTTTGCAGAAGAGCGGAACGCCTGTCAGTACAGCTTAACGAGACTGAGCCGACAGATGCGCATGTCTTAACCTATTTAAACCGACTATCTGACTATCTTTTTGTGCTGGCACGAAAGTTGACTTATGACTTGAAGGCTGATGAAGTAAAATGGATACCTAGAAAGTAGGAATCAATCTTTAATTTAGTAGTGAATTTCATCATTTAAAAAGGTGTATTTTACTAATAATTATAGCCTAAAAAAAAACGTTCTTATAAATAATAAAAAATAAATCAAAAAAAACTTGACTATTTAAGTTAAAAAATTATTTTTGCATAAATTTAAATCGATAGAAAATGTATTGGACATTAGAACTAGCATCTTATCTAAGTGATGCTCCTTGGCCTGCTACCAAAGACGAACTTATCGACTACGCTATCAGGACTGGTGCTCCTTTAGAAGTAGTAGAAAACCTTCAATCAATAGAAGACGAAGGAGAAATCTATGAATCAATGGAGGAAATATGGCCTGATTATCCGACAGATGACGACTATCTTTGGAATGAGGATGAATATTAAAAGATAAAATCAAACACTAGAAAAGTCTCTTACTGAGGCTTTTTTTTTGTAAATTTATAAACGAATTCTATAAATAATAAATTATACTTATGAGTATTATTAATTCTATACTGAAAGCTTTTGTGGGAGATAAATCTCAAAAAGACGTAAAAGCTGTTCAACCACTTGTAAATAAGATTAAAACCTTTGAAACGGCTTTGATCTCGCTTTCTCATGACCAATTGAGAGCGAAAACAATCGAATTCAAAGAAAAAATAAAAACAGCACGTTTAGAAAAAGACACTAAAATTGCTGAATTAAAAGATACAGCAGATAAAACTACTGATATTGATGCACGTGAAGATATTTATTTAGAAATTGATACGCTTGAAAATGAAGCTTATGAAATTTCTGAAAAAGTACTAAACGACATTCTTCCAGAAGCATTTGCTGTACTAAAGGAAACGGCTCGTCGTTTCAAAGAAAACACTACAGTAACAGTTACTGCAACACCAAAAGACAGAGAGCTTTCTGCAACAAAACCCTACATTACTATTGAAGGTGATAATTCTTCATGGGCTAATTCTTGGGATGCAGCTGGAAAAGCAATCACTTGGGATATGATACATTACGATGTTCAGTTAATTGGTGGTATTGTTTTACATCAAGGTAAAATTGCAGAAATGCAAACTGGAGAAGGTAAAACTTTAGTAGCTACACTTCCTATGTATTTAAATGCGCTAACAGGAAACGGTGTTCACTTAGTAACTGTGAATGATTATCTTGCTCGTCGTGATAGTACTTGGAAAGCACCTCTTTTTGAGTTTCATGGATTAACAGTAGACTGTATTGATAATCATCAACCAAATACTCCAGCAAGAAGAAAAGCGTACAACTCTGATATTACTTATGGTACAAATAACGAATTTGGTTTCGATTATTTGAGAGATAATATGGCACATTCTCCGGAAGATTTAGTGCAAAGAAAACATAATTATGCAATTGTTGATGAAGTCGATTCTGTACTAGTTGATGATGCTCGTACTCCATTAATCATTTCTGGACCAGTTCCTCAAGGAGATCGCCATGAATTTAACGAATTAAAACCAAAAGTAGACAACTTAGTAAACTTACAACGTAAGTTAGCTACAGATTGTTTGACAGAAGCCAAAAAATTAATAAAAGAAGGAAATACCAAAGACGGTGGTTTCTATTTATTGCGTTCTTACAGAGCAATTCCTAAAAACAAAGCATTAATTAAGTTTTTATCGGAAGAAGGAATTAAACAATTACTTCAAAAAACCGAAAATAGCTATATGCAAGACAATAACAGAGAGATGCCAAAAATTGATGAAGCATTATATTTTGTTATTGAAGAAAAAAACAATCAAGTTGAGTTAACAGATAATGGAATTCAATTCCTTTCTAAAGACACAGATGAGCATTTCTTTGTACTTCCAGATATTGGAACAGGTATTGCGAAAATTGAAAAATTAAATTTACCTGCAGAAGAAGAAGCAGAAAAAAGAGAAGAATTATATAAAGATTTCTCTATAAAATCAGAACGTATACATACATTAACACAACTTCTTAAAGCCTATACTTTATTTGAAAAAGATACAGAATATGTAATCATGGAAAATAAAGTAATGATTGTAGACGAACAAACTGGTCGTATTATGGATGGTCGTCGTTATTCTGATGGTCTTCACCAAGCGATTGAAGCAAAAGAAAACGTTAAGATTGAAGCAGCAACACAAACTTTTGCTACTGTAACATTACAAAATTATTTCCGTATGTACAGCAAATTAGCTGGTATGACAGGAACAGCTGTTACAGAAGCAGGTGAACTTTGGGAAATTTACAAACTAGATGTTGTAGAAATTCCAACAAACAGACCAATTGCTCGTAAAGATAAAGAAGATTTAATCTATAGAACAGTTCGTGAAAAATTCAACGCTGTTATTAACGATGTTGTAGAATTATCTAATTCAGGTAGACCAGTATTAATTGGAACAACTTCTGTAGAGATTTCTGAGTTATTAAGTAGAATGCTTAAAATCAGAAATATTCCTCACAACGTCTTAAATGCTAAAATGCACAAAAGCGAAGCTGAAATTGTAGCAGAAGCAGGAAAACCTGGAATTGTAACCATTGCAACAAATATGGCAGGTCGTGGAACGGATATTAAACTATCCGATGAAGTTAAAAAAGCAGGTGGTTTAGCAATTGTAGGTACAGAACGTCATGATTCACGTCGTGTTGACCGTCAGTTACGTGGTCGTGCTGGTCGTCAAGGAGATGTTGGTAGTTCACAGTTCTACGTTTCGCTTGAAGATAACTTAATGCGTTTATTTGGTTCTGAAAGAGTTGCAAAAGTAATGGATAGAATGGGATTAAAAGAAGGTGAAGTAATTCAGCATTCTATGATGACTAAATCTATCGAAAGAGCTCAAAAAAGAGTTGAAGAAAATAACTTTGGTGTTCGTAAACGTCTATTAGAATATGATGATGTAATGAATGCTCAAAGAGAAGTA is a genomic window of Flavobacterium jumunjinense containing:
- the secA gene encoding preprotein translocase subunit SecA, whose protein sequence is MSIINSILKAFVGDKSQKDVKAVQPLVNKIKTFETALISLSHDQLRAKTIEFKEKIKTARLEKDTKIAELKDTADKTTDIDAREDIYLEIDTLENEAYEISEKVLNDILPEAFAVLKETARRFKENTTVTVTATPKDRELSATKPYITIEGDNSSWANSWDAAGKAITWDMIHYDVQLIGGIVLHQGKIAEMQTGEGKTLVATLPMYLNALTGNGVHLVTVNDYLARRDSTWKAPLFEFHGLTVDCIDNHQPNTPARRKAYNSDITYGTNNEFGFDYLRDNMAHSPEDLVQRKHNYAIVDEVDSVLVDDARTPLIISGPVPQGDRHEFNELKPKVDNLVNLQRKLATDCLTEAKKLIKEGNTKDGGFYLLRSYRAIPKNKALIKFLSEEGIKQLLQKTENSYMQDNNREMPKIDEALYFVIEEKNNQVELTDNGIQFLSKDTDEHFFVLPDIGTGIAKIEKLNLPAEEEAEKREELYKDFSIKSERIHTLTQLLKAYTLFEKDTEYVIMENKVMIVDEQTGRIMDGRRYSDGLHQAIEAKENVKIEAATQTFATVTLQNYFRMYSKLAGMTGTAVTEAGELWEIYKLDVVEIPTNRPIARKDKEDLIYRTVREKFNAVINDVVELSNSGRPVLIGTTSVEISELLSRMLKIRNIPHNVLNAKMHKSEAEIVAEAGKPGIVTIATNMAGRGTDIKLSDEVKKAGGLAIVGTERHDSRRVDRQLRGRAGRQGDVGSSQFYVSLEDNLMRLFGSERVAKVMDRMGLKEGEVIQHSMMTKSIERAQKRVEENNFGVRKRLLEYDDVMNAQREVVYKRRRHALHGERLKVDIANMMYDTCELIVQNNKSAGDFKNYEFELIRFFSISAPVSSADFSKLQEKDIVDQTYKAVLAHYTEKSEKNTKEAFPVIKNVYENNNGQYERIVVPFTDGIKSLNIVTDLEKAYNSEAKTLLTDFEKNVSLAIIDEAWKKHLRKMDELKQSVQLAVHEQKDPLLIYKFEAFKLFKKTMDDVNKEIISFIFKADLPSQNPNAIIEAKDVKQKENYTESKDEVLNTDELASRNREAGQQAQNRPQITETIVRETPKINRNDTVTIKHVMSGKTETMKFKKAESMIASGEWILA
- a CDS encoding DUF2795 domain-containing protein; this encodes MYWTLELASYLSDAPWPATKDELIDYAIRTGAPLEVVENLQSIEDEGEIYESMEEIWPDYPTDDDYLWNEDEY
- a CDS encoding cob(I)yrinic acid a,c-diamide adenosyltransferase, whose amino-acid sequence is MKVYTKTGDKGTTALFGGTRVPKHHIRIESYGTVDELNSYIGLIRDQDINQNYKDVLIEVQDRLFTLGAILATPPEKETLKNGQPRLQNLGLQDKDIEYLENEIDTMEENLPPMTHFVLPGGHPTVSYCHIARCVCRRAERLSVQLNETEPTDAHVLTYLNRLSDYLFVLARKLTYDLKADEVKWIPRK